The following nucleotide sequence is from Synechococcus sp. KORDI-52.
AGAACAACAAATGGGCCATCGGCATGGCCCACGACCGGGCCACCAGTGACCCGGAGATCTGGCGCAAGGCCAGCTCCTTCGGCATGGCCGGCGAAGAGGTGGACGGTATGGACGTTCTGGCCGTGCGTGCTGCGGCCCAGCGCGCCGTAGAGCGAGCCAGGGCTGGAGAAGGGCCGACCTTGCTGGAGTGCCTGACCTATCGCTTCCGCGGTCATTCCCTGGCGGACCCGGACGAGCTGAGGGCTGAGGAAGAAAAGCAGTTCTGGGCCAAGCGTGATCCCCTCAAAGGGCTGGAGCGGGACCTGACCGAATCGGGTCTGGTGAACAGCGATGAACTGCGGGCAATCGAAAAGGACATCGACGGCATCGTTCAGGACTGCGTTGATTTCGCCCTCTCTGCACCCGAGCCGGACCCCGCAGAACTCACCCGCTACATCTGGGCGGAAGACTGATTCAGCTGAACTGGATTTGTTGGAGCCATCGTCTTCCGAGGCGGCTCAGATGCCGCTGGGAAGACGACGGGTGAGGTTGCGGAGCTTCCGCAGCGCCTTGAGCTCAACCTGACGCACCCGCTCTCGGGACACCTCCATGAGTCGTCCGATCTCGGCAAGCGTGTGGCGTTCGTTGCCCTCAAGCCCGAAACGCATGCGAAGAACATGCTGCTCCTGTTCGCTGAGATGGCTCAACCAGCGTCCCAGTTGTTCATGGTGAATCCGCTGCTCCACGATGTCGAGGGGTTCATCGAGGGACGAATCGGCGATCAAATCGCCAAGGAAGCTGCGCCCCTCCTCACCGTTGACTGGAGCATCCAGGCTGCTGGTGGTCAGGGCCTGGCGGAGCAGTGAATCCAATTCATCAAGCGGAATGTCCATGGCTTCAGCGATCTCCACACGGCTGGGCATGGCTCCGAGCTTGTGGGCGAGATCGAGGCTGACCTTGCGAATGGTGGTGAGCCGTTCACTCAGATGGACGGGCAATCGAATCGTGCGCGACTGACAGGCAATGGCGCGCGTCATGCTCTGGCGAATCCACCAGAAGGCATAGGTGGAAAACTTGTAACCCCTGGTTGGATCGAATTTCTCAACAGCCCGTTCCAACCCGAGAGATCCCTCCTGAATCAGGTCGAGCAACTCCAGACCCTTTCCCTGATATTTCTTGGCAACGCTCACCACGAGACGGAGATTGGCCTTCATCATCCGCTCTTTGGCGCGGCGACCGATCCTCAGAAGGCGGCGCTGCGCTGTTGTGAGTTCCCCATCCTCAAACTCACGCGAGCCGTCCTCAGTGAGAGCCATCATCGCCTGGACCTGATTGCCCAGTTCGATTTCTTCCGCTGCTGTAAGCAGAGGAATTCTGCCAATGGTGGCGAGGTACCAGCTGACGGGATCGCTGCTGCGCCGGCGTTGCGTCTCCAGCGGCTTGGAAGCTGTGGACACCTTGGGTGCTGCAAAAGTGAATTGACTTTCCTACGAACAGAAAGAATGTCGAAGTGTTTTCAGCAACCCTTCAGATTTAGGACAGCAAACCGCAACATTACATATTGCCGAAAGATTTGAAACCAAGGAAAACTCACTTGGCACCTGCAAGCCGAGACGATCAAAACGACTCATTTGTTCAGACTTCGTTGAACATCGTTGTTTGCTTTTTCTGACATCGCGCTGTATTGATTTTCAAACAATCCGCAATCGTTGAAGCATCACTGGAGCGAGCACGAGCTGCCGCCAATCCATGCAAAGCCGTGGCGGCAGAAAAGCTTTCCAGCCCTGGCTCCTCCTGCGCGGCAACAGCCTGGGCACCCCAGCCGGTGGCAAAACCGGCCAGCAGGTCGCCCAGGCCGGTGCGGGCCACCCGAGGGGTCGTGCCTGTCAGCACCACCGCCGCACCCGATGGATCCGCCAGCACCGAATGCGCTCCCTTCAGCAAAATGCAGCAACGACTGCAGCGGGCCGCGGAAATCGCCTTCTCCAGCGCATCACCCGCACCACAGTCTGGAAACAACCGCGCAAACTCGGCCGCATGGGGCGTCAGCCAAGTCGGTCCCTGCCGTTGCAACAACCAACGCCATCCCTCAGGGCTTGCCGCCAAACCATTGATGCCATCGGCATCGAGCACCAGCAAACCAGCAACGCTGAGCATCTGCTCTGACCATCGGTTCCACCAATGGGTGGGCTCCCCCAGCCCGGGCCCGACCAACACCGCATCCAGCCGCTCTGGAATCACCCCGTCCTCCAGTTGCATCACCTCCGGCAACATCTGCCACAAGCTGGATTGAAGACGGGGCGGCACAACGGCTTGAACGCACCCGCAGCCACTGGCCATGGCCCCCCGCAGCGCCAGATGTGCTGCGCCGGGGTAACGATCACTGCCCGCCACCACCAGGCAGCGGCCCCGTTCGTACTTCATCGCTGTGGGCGGCAGCGATGGTAACGGGGCCGAGCAGGCCTCGCTCACCGGCAGGCGGCGCGGCAGAACCGCCGCAGCGTTGCCCATCACCGCAGGCGGCAACCCCAGATCCATCCGCACCAGCGCACCAACCCAGGGACGGGCCGGATCCAGACACAGCCCGCGCTTCAACCAGCCGGCGCTGAGGGTGACCGAAGCACAGGCCGCCTGCTCACCCAACACCGTTCCATGGTCGGAACAAAGGCCCGAGGGCACATCCAGGCTGATCAACGCCCCAGGCCGCAGCTGTTGACGGCGCCGGAACAGATCCGCCAACGAGGCAGGCAGCGGCCGGCTCTGGCCGAGCCCGAAGACCGCATCCAGCCACAGGGCGGCTCCGCCGGGGTCGGGCTCGTCAGCCAGGCGCCGCAGACCAAGCCACTCCCCATGGCGCAGATGCTCTTCAGTGAGGGGCTTGCGAAGCGAAAGGGGACACCAAAGAGAGACATCAACTCCCGCCAGGTGCAATTCTCGCGCCACCACGAGACCATCGCCACCGTTGTGGCCCGGCCCCACCAGAACCACCACACCACGCCACAGCAGATCCCGGCGTGCCAGCAGCCAAGCCGCCATGACCAGCCCCACCTTCTCCATCAAGGCGGCGACGGGCATTCCGCTGTTGAACAACCTCTGTTCCGCGGCACCCATGGACGCGGCATCCACCAGCAGGTGATTGGAATCAGCGGGAGGCCACACCAGTGGGAGGTTGCCGGGACCTCACTATGGAGAGAACTCCCTGTGCCGCCCATGGCCGTCGGATCCACCACAACCCGCGCTGGAGAGGCTGCTCTTGAGCGGCTCCGGCACTGGCCCGGTGAGCATCGCGTGGCCGTTGGTCTCTCCGGCGGCGTCGACAGTTCCCTGACGGCGGCACTGCTGGTGGAAGCGGGCTGGCAGGTGGAAGGCCTGACGCTCTGGCTGATGAGCGGGAAAGGGGCCTGTTGTGCGGAGGGGCTGGTGGATGCGGCCGGAATCTGTGAACAGCTCGGCATTCCCCACCACGTGGTGGACACGCGGGAGACCTTCCGACAGGAGATCGTGCAACGGCTGGTGGATGGCTATCGCGATGGGATCACGCCATTGCCCTGCTCCCAGTGCAATCGATCGGTGAAGTTCGGACCGATGCTCGATTGGGCTCTGCAGGAGCGCAAGCTGCCCCGCATCGCCACCGGCCACTACGCCCGGATCCGTCATGGCGGCGATCGAGGGCGACATCAGCTGCTGCGGGGCCTCGACACCCGCAAGGACCAGAGCTATTTCCTCTACGACCTGCCCCAGGAGGTTCTCGGGCGCATCGTTTTTCCCTTGGGGGAGCTGACCAAACCCGACACGCGGCTCGAAGCCGCCCGACACGGTCTGCGCACCGCAGAAAAACCGGAGAGTCAGGATCTTTGCCTGGCCGACCACCACGGATCGATGCGGGCCTTCCTGGATGCCTATCTGCCACCGCGGCAGGGGGAAATCGTGCTGGCCGATGGAACCGTTGTGGGCGAGCACGACGGCATCGAACACTTCACCATCGGTCAGCGCAAAGGGCTCGGTGTGGCCTGGCGCGAGCCCCTTCACGTCATCCGTCTGGATGCTGCAATGAATCGGGTGGTCGTGGCACCCCGGGCCGAGGCCGGCCGAAACAGCTGCGTGGTGGGCGCGGTGAACTGGGTCTCGATTGACCCGATCGAGGCGCCGCGAACCATTGAGGTGCAGGTGCGCTACCGCAGTACACCGGTGCGTGCGGAGCTTTCACCCCTTCCGGCCATCGAGGCCGATCAGCAGCGGGAGCGGCCCCACCGCTGCCGTCTCAGCTTTGAGGAGGAGCAGTTCTCGATCACACCAGGCCAGGCGGCGGTGTTCTACGACGGTGAAACCGTTCTGGGTGGGGGGCTGATCCAACGGGAATAGGGCGTGACGCGCTGGCGGACCTGAACGACGGCCTCGGCGACCCCCGGGGCTTCAGGCGCTAACAACCTCTGCACCGTCCCATTGGCCGAAATCAGCGCCGTGGGGCCCGTGTTGCCAACGCTGAGCAGATCCCGTCCTGTCTCGATGGCCCGTAACTGCGCCAGAGCCAGAAACTGCTCCTGCAACTGGAGCGGGTAGGGGTCGAGATTGGCGATGGCCAGGAGCCAGGTCGCTCCATCCGCAGCGGCGCGGGCCAGAGCCAGGCCATCGGCGATCTCGTAGCAGATCGCCACGGCAGCCGGCGGCTCCAGCACCGCCATCGTTCTCGGGGCCGGACCGGGGGACAGTCCCCCCACCGCAGACAGTCCCGCCGTCAGCCCGGCAGGCAAGGGTGGCATCCATTCCCCGATCGGCACGAGACGGTGCTTGTCAGCAAGAGGAACGGGAAACCAGTCGGGCGGCTCGTACAGCACCAAAGAACTGCGTTGCTGACCCCGCACCCAACGGAATCCGCCACTGATCAGAGGAACGGCTGGAGCTTCGGCCGGCAGCTGAAAACGCGCCGGCAGCGCTCCCTCCGGAGCCACCACAGCAGCCGGATTGTTGGGCTCCAGCTGACGCATCGCCTCCACCAGAGCCATTGGAAGCGCCTGTTGACGCTCCAGATCGAATTTTTCTCGGGTGGGAACGGCGGGTTGCCAGACCCCCAGAGCAACGGAGCCGACCGGCGGCGGCGGCGCCGACAACAGCCAGCTGCCCAAACCATGGGCCAGAAGCACACTGGCCAATCCGAGCAGGCCCCAGCGACGCCAGGCAGCGGGTTGCTCGAACAGCGCCAGCAGGCAGCAGCCCCAGCACAACTGCAGCCATGTCAGCCCTCCGGAACCGAACCAGCGGGCTAATCCCGCCAGGGGACGGTCCCAGGGCAGGGTGGTGTCGCCGACGCCGATCCAGAACAGCGGCGAACCCGAAAGCACCAGTTCGGCAAGGGCCCAGACCCCGGCCAGCAACATCAGCCGCACTGGACGCGGCCAGTGATGAGGCAACCGCCACGCCAGCACAGACCATCCGGCCAGAAGCAGAGCGGCAAGGCTCCCGCAGGCCAGCCAGAGGGCCAGGGCCACAGGCAGGCTGAGCCAGGCGGGGACGCCCATCCAGGTGAGGGGGTGCAGGGCCAGCAGCCAACGGTGACTGATCAAAACGGCCAGCAGTCCCCAGCCCGCCGACCAACGGGGTCGTTCAGCCACGGACCAGAGCAGCGCCAGGGCGGGGACCATCAACAATGGCCCGCCCAGGGATGGAGCTGTGCCCGCCAGGACGCCTCCGAGCAGGGCGCGCGTTCCGGCCTGCAGTTGGTGATTGCCCATGGTCAGCAGTCCCGGCCGAGGTCATCCTGGATCGGACCCGCCCACCTCTCACCATGGATGCCGCGAATCCTCTCCAGCAACTGCTGCTCCGCGGCCTGGGGACGACCACCCTTGTTGCGGAACGTCTGCGCGGCGTCACCCAGAACTGGGTGAGCAGTGGCCGGCTTGATCCAAACGAAGCCTCTGCTCTGGTGGATGACGTGCTCAAAGCCCTCCGCGGTGAAACCCCCGAACTGGAGCAGCAGATGGGGCGCAACTTGGAACGGAACCGCGACAACCTCCTCCAGGACTTTGGCGTTCCCAGCCAGAAGGAAGTGGATGAGCTGCGCGGTCGCATTGATCGGCTTGAACAACAGCTGCGGCAGATGAACCGGCCGGAATGAACGCCGCTGAAGCAGAGCGGAGGTCAGAATCGAGACAACAGAAGCCCTTCCGTGCGCGACATCATCATCAGCACAACGGTCTGCGTGGCCTGCCTGCTCCTGGCCCTGGTCAGCCAGATCGTGGCCCCCTCCACCGTTGCCGCAGCCCCCGTCCGGCCCGCTGCCGTGCGCACCGAGGCTTCCAAACCCCAGAAGG
It contains:
- a CDS encoding phasin family protein, whose amino-acid sequence is MDAANPLQQLLLRGLGTTTLVAERLRGVTQNWVSSGRLDPNEASALVDDVLKALRGETPELEQQMGRNLERNRDNLLQDFGVPSQKEVDELRGRIDRLEQQLRQMNRPE
- a CDS encoding NAD(P)H-hydrate dehydratase, encoding MWPPADSNHLLVDAASMGAAEQRLFNSGMPVAALMEKVGLVMAAWLLARRDLLWRGVVVLVGPGHNGGDGLVVARELHLAGVDVSLWCPLSLRKPLTEEHLRHGEWLGLRRLADEPDPGGAALWLDAVFGLGQSRPLPASLADLFRRRQQLRPGALISLDVPSGLCSDHGTVLGEQAACASVTLSAGWLKRGLCLDPARPWVGALVRMDLGLPPAVMGNAAAVLPRRLPVSEACSAPLPSLPPTAMKYERGRCLVVAGSDRYPGAAHLALRGAMASGCGCVQAVVPPRLQSSLWQMLPEVMQLEDGVIPERLDAVLVGPGLGEPTHWWNRWSEQMLSVAGLLVLDADGINGLAASPEGWRWLLQRQGPTWLTPHAAEFARLFPDCGAGDALEKAISAARCSRCCILLKGAHSVLADPSGAAVVLTGTTPRVARTGLGDLLAGFATGWGAQAVAAQEEPGLESFSAATALHGLAAARARSSDASTIADCLKINTARCQKKQTTMFNEV
- the mnmA gene encoding tRNA 2-thiouridine(34) synthase MnmA, which translates into the protein MAVGSTTTRAGEAALERLRHWPGEHRVAVGLSGGVDSSLTAALLVEAGWQVEGLTLWLMSGKGACCAEGLVDAAGICEQLGIPHHVVDTRETFRQEIVQRLVDGYRDGITPLPCSQCNRSVKFGPMLDWALQERKLPRIATGHYARIRHGGDRGRHQLLRGLDTRKDQSYFLYDLPQEVLGRIVFPLGELTKPDTRLEAARHGLRTAEKPESQDLCLADHHGSMRAFLDAYLPPRQGEIVLADGTVVGEHDGIEHFTIGQRKGLGVAWREPLHVIRLDAAMNRVVVAPRAEAGRNSCVVGAVNWVSIDPIEAPRTIEVQVRYRSTPVRAELSPLPAIEADQQRERPHRCRLSFEEEQFSITPGQAAVFYDGETVLGGGLIQRE
- a CDS encoding apolipoprotein N-acyltransferase, which encodes MGNHQLQAGTRALLGGVLAGTAPSLGGPLLMVPALALLWSVAERPRWSAGWGLLAVLISHRWLLALHPLTWMGVPAWLSLPVALALWLACGSLAALLLAGWSVLAWRLPHHWPRPVRLMLLAGVWALAELVLSGSPLFWIGVGDTTLPWDRPLAGLARWFGSGGLTWLQLCWGCCLLALFEQPAAWRRWGLLGLASVLLAHGLGSWLLSAPPPPVGSVALGVWQPAVPTREKFDLERQQALPMALVEAMRQLEPNNPAAVVAPEGALPARFQLPAEAPAVPLISGGFRWVRGQQRSSLVLYEPPDWFPVPLADKHRLVPIGEWMPPLPAGLTAGLSAVGGLSPGPAPRTMAVLEPPAAVAICYEIADGLALARAAADGATWLLAIANLDPYPLQLQEQFLALAQLRAIETGRDLLSVGNTGPTALISANGTVQRLLAPEAPGVAEAVVQVRQRVTPYSRWISPPPRTVSPS
- a CDS encoding RpoD/SigA family RNA polymerase sigma factor, with translation MSTASKPLETQRRRSSDPVSWYLATIGRIPLLTAAEEIELGNQVQAMMALTEDGSREFEDGELTTAQRRLLRIGRRAKERMMKANLRLVVSVAKKYQGKGLELLDLIQEGSLGLERAVEKFDPTRGYKFSTYAFWWIRQSMTRAIACQSRTIRLPVHLSERLTTIRKVSLDLAHKLGAMPSRVEIAEAMDIPLDELDSLLRQALTTSSLDAPVNGEEGRSFLGDLIADSSLDEPLDIVEQRIHHEQLGRWLSHLSEQEQHVLRMRFGLEGNERHTLAEIGRLMEVSRERVRQVELKALRKLRNLTRRLPSGI